A stretch of the Lactuca sativa cultivar Salinas chromosome 9, Lsat_Salinas_v11, whole genome shotgun sequence genome encodes the following:
- the LOC111895280 gene encoding receptor-like protein 46, with translation MENSRVLGLPHVFVCVLFVATTYTCLGLGNISVSVSVSVSVVCSKQERLALLKIKQSVKDPSGMLSSWVGNNCCLWERIICHRVTGNVEGVYLRGDMAYLFDPENDDGNYLVGNEVSSSLEELMHLKHLDLSGNDFQGSMIPEFIGTLKHLSYLNLSYADFKGIIPHHIGNLSNIKVLDLSSNLELIVDDMSWTLGLSSLEHLDLSSLDLSGTQNSDIVLYNIPSLEWLNLHSCGVSIPFLNSSRILPNIKHLDLGFNSFETFLPTILQNMTSLQFLDLSSFDLSFIGSLVTLLNMIPSLSELHLSSCGIDKTFLSTPHLNLSTFYDIQHLDLSDNSVEGTFPSLLTNMSSLRVLELSGNMLNSSVPNMPNLLELDLSSNEFKQIEHIGIWRLCHLKQLSASQNPFDIEIIDSLKNVSECSHYALERLFLQLSLNGSIPELLGRFTDLSGLHLSGNKLTGSIPESIRSLRFLQVLDLSENMLTGHIPKFLGTLSSLDLSSNLLNGRIPESIGELTDLTYLNLGSNQLMGPIPSSLGRLVSLQTISLSSNMLNGNIPVSFGQLLKLRSLVISNNFLEGVVSEAHFSDLSMLKKLDASSNRKLTFNVSHEWVPPFKLVSLRLSSCKIENGFPQWLRNQRELKTLVLSNASISGPLPTWLQKTPIIPYLDLSHNKLSGSLINLPNGGNFHASAYWALFLGNNLFNGSIPRSLCKTDLDFLDLSKNKLTGKIPNCFDNMQRLMTMIFSSNRLSGVIPNTIARNSLSLLRLSLNDNSFVGELPEELGNLGDLCILDLGDNEFSGNIPEWIGENLTSLIVLRLHNNNFTGRIPQSLCKASNLQILDVAYNNLTGTIPQCLGELKAMVNSSGVHSMIIPFDSDENVFQVMKGVDLEYTTTWDMVFNMDLSSNKLVGEIPVKLTQLAMLMGLNLSNNHLIGDIPHNIGNMKKLFSLDLSGNELIGVIPPSMAALNFLSHLNLSYNNLSGQIPKGNQLQTLNDPTIYAGNNYLCGAPLSRNCSNHKVPTILHNNNTKVWFYADVMSGFTTGFWGVIGVLFFKKQWRHNLFIFAKKTVEKIQVVTIAKMKREREA, from the coding sequence ATGGAGAATtcaagggttttggggctccctCACGTTTTCGTATGTGTTTTGTTTGTTGCCACAACATATACTTGTTTGGGTCTTGGAAATATCAGTGTCAGTGTCAGTGTCAGTGTCAGTGTCGTTTGCTCTAAGCAAGAGAGACTTGCTCTTCTCAAGATCAAACAAAGTGTGAAAGATCCTTCTGGAATGTTGTCATCATGGGTTGGCAATAACTGTTGCTTGTGGGAAAGAATCATATGCCACAGAGTCACTGGAAATGTGGAAGGTGTTTATCTCAGAGGAGACATGGCATATCTTTTTGATCCTGaaaatgatgatggaaactacttAGTTGGGAATGAGGTGAGCTCTTCTTTGGAAGAGTTAATGCATCTGAAACACTTGGACTTGAGTGGGAATGATTTTCAAGGAAGTATGATCCCTGAGTTTATTGGAACCTTGAAGCACCTGAGCTACCTCAATCTCTCCTATGCTGATTTTAAAGGTATTATTCCTCATCACATTGGGAATCTTTCTAATATAAAGGTTCTTGATCTCAGTTCAAACTTAGAGCTAATAGTAGATGATATGTCATGGACACTTGGCCTTTCATCACTCGAGCATCTCGACTTAAGTTCACTGGATCTTAGTGGAACACAGAACTCGGACATTGTGCTTTACAATATTCCTTCATTAGAATGGTTAAATTTGCATAGTTGTGGAGTTTCCATTCCTTTTCTTAATTCGAGTAGAATACTTCCCAACATCAAACACCTGGATCTTGGCTTCAATTCTTTCGAAACTTTTCTCCCTACAATTCTTCAAAACATGACATCCCTTCAATTCCTGGATCTTTCTTCATTTGATCTTAGTTTCATAGGAAGCCTTGTAACCTTGCTAAACATGATCCCTTCTTTATCAGAATTGCATTTGTCAAGTTGTGGGATTGATAAGACGTTTCTATCCACCCCTCATCTTAATCTCAGTACATTTTATGACATCCAACATCTGGATCTTAGCGATAATTCAGTTGAAGGGACATTTCCATCACTTTTAACAAACATGAgttccttaagagtccttgagcTTTCAGGAAACATGTTGAATTCATCGGTTCCTAATATGCCTAATCTTCTAGagcttgatctttcttctaatGAGTTTAAGCAGATTGAACATATTGGAATCTGGAGGCTTTGTCACCTGAAACAATTGAGTGCGTCACAAAATCCATTTGATATAGAAATTATTGACTCATTAAAAAATGTTTCTGAATGCTCCCATTATGCTTTAGAGAGGTTGTTTTTACAGTTGAGTTTAAATGGTTCAATTCCAGAACTACTTGGAAGGTTTACCGATTTAAGTGGCTTACATCTATCTGGAAACAAATTAACAGGTTCAATTCCTGAATCTATAAGAAGCTTACGATTTTTACAAGTATTAGATCTATCTGAAAACATGTTAACTGGTCACATTCCAAAATTCCTTGGGACACTTTCTtctcttgatctttcttctaatTTGTTAAATGGGAGAATTCCAGAATCGATTGGAGAATTAACCGATTTAACATATTTGAATTTGGGATCCAATCAGTTAATGGGCCCCATCCCATCATCTCTAGGAAGACTTGTTTCtttacaaacaatttcattgTCTTCAAATATGTTAAATGGGAATATTCCCGTTTCATTTGGGCAACTTTTGAAACTCCGTTCTCTAGTTATCTCTAACAATTTTCTAGAAGGAGTAGTTTCTGAAGCCCATTTTTCTGACCTTTCGATGTTGAAGAAGTTGGATGCTTCTTCTAATCGTAAGTTGACATTCAATGTTTCACATGAGTGGGTACCTCCATTCAAATTAGTAAGTCTTCGACTCAGTTCTTGCAAAATCGAAAACGGATTTCCACAATGGCTTCGAAATCAAAGGGAACTTAAAACGTTAGTGTTGTCCAATGCTTCAATCTCAGGACCTCTTCCTACATGGTTGCAGAAGACGCCCATCATTCCTTACTTAGACCTCTCCCACAACAAACTCAGTGGTTCTTTGATAAACCTTCCTAATGGGGGGAATTTCCATGCTTCTGCATATTGGGCgttatttctaggaaataatctTTTCAATGGGTCGATTCCAAGGTCTTTATGCAAGACAGATTTGGACTTTCTTGATCTTTCCAAAAATAAGTTAACAGGGAAAATCCCCAACTGTTTTGATAATATGCAACGGTTGATGACCATGATATTTAGCTCAAATCGGTTGTCTGGTGTTATTCCAAATACAATAGCTCGTAATTCATTATCATTACTTCGATTAAGTTTGAATGACAATAGCTTTGTTGGCGAACTTCCTGAAGAATTGGGGAATTTAGGAGATTTGTGTATCTTAGATTTGGGTGATAATGAATTCTCTGGAAACATACCTGAATGGATTGGGGAAAATCTTACATCCTTGATAGTTTTGAGGTTACACAACAATAATTTCACCGGAAGAATTCCTCAATCGTTGTGTAaagcttcaaatcttcaaattttGGATGTTGCATACAACAATTTAACCGGAACCATCCCTCAATGTCTCGGAGAGTTGAAAGCCATGGTTAATAGTAGCGGAGTACATTCAATGATTATCCCTTTTGATTCTGATGAGAATGTGTTTCAAGTCATGAAAGGTGTTGATCTTGAATATACAACAACATGGGATATGGTTTTTAACATGGACCTTTCAAGCAATAAACTTGTTGGAGAAATACCAGTCAAGCTAACCCAACTTGCAATGTTGATGGGTCTTAATTTGTCCAATAATCATCTCATTGGGGATATTCCACacaacattggaaacatgaaaaAGTTATTTTCTCTCGATTTATCTGGAAACGAATTGATTGGGGTGATTCCTCCAAGCATGGCAGCTTTGAATTTTTTGAGTCATTTGAATTTGTCGTACAACAACTTGTCTGGACAAATTCCAAAAGGGAATCAATTGCAGACCCTTAATGACCCAACTATTTATGCTGGAAACAACTATCTATGTGGAGCACCATTGTCAAGAAATTGCTCAAATCATAAAGTCCCCACAATATTGCACAACAACAATACGAAGGTATGGTTTTATGCGGATGTAATGAGTGGTTTTACAACAGGGTTTTGGGGTGTTATTGGAGTGTTGTTTTTCAAGAAGCAGTGGAGACATAATCTTTTCATATTTGCTAAGAAAACAGTAGAGAAGATACAAGTTGTAACAATTGCCAAGATGAAGAGAGAAAGAGAAGCCTGA